A DNA window from Phoenix dactylifera cultivar Barhee BC4 chromosome 13, palm_55x_up_171113_PBpolish2nd_filt_p, whole genome shotgun sequence contains the following coding sequences:
- the LOC103716440 gene encoding serine carboxypeptidase II-3-like codes for MMRVLLCLLLCFLAITARNDATRQGDALNKLYFDAFKLKRAAAAGAASYATTTLFSNLSSKIYPQQGLKENDKISKLPGQPEGVDFDQYGGYVTVDAESGRALFYYFAEAAASADPSSKPLVLWLNGGPGCSSLGYGAMEELGPFRVMSDGKTLFRNPYAWNRVANVLFLESPAGVGFSYSNTTSDYDKSGDSRTAADAYVFLENWMERFPEYKGRDFFIAGESYGGHYVPQLAHTILQHNNTSINLRGIMIGNGVINAETDSKGMFDYFWTHALISDETIDAIHKYCNFSPDAVNQPKQCDQALEVTNNVFETLDIYNIYAPLCFSSGVTPSPKRYSIKNFDPCTDDYVSAYLNIAEVQEAFHANVTKLNYTWSACRHFMQWTDSPYTVLPLIKECMANDIRVWVYSGDVDGRVPVTSSRYSLNQLNLLVKTEWQPWFINKEVGGYSVIYDDNLTFATVRGAGHEVPSYQALRALVLVKFFLEGKPLPS; via the exons atgatGAGAGTTCTTTTGTGCTTGTTGCTCTGCTTCTTAGCCATTACAGCAAGAAATGATGCAACGAGGCAAGGAGATGCCCTTAACAAGCTCTACTTCGACGCGTTCAAGTTGAAGAGAGCAGCAGCTGCAGGTGCTGCTTCTTATGCCACCACCACTCTTTTCTCCAATCTATCTTCGAAAATTTATCCCCAGCAAGGGTTGAAGGAGAATGACAAGATCAGCAAGTTGCCTGGCCAGCCTGAAGGTGTGGATTTTGATCAGTATGGAGGCTATGTCACCGTCGATGCGGAATCCGGAAGGGCTCTCTTCTACTACTTCGCCGAGGCTGCTGCTTCTGCTGATCCTTCTTCCAAACCACTGGTTCTCTGGCTCAATGGAG GGCCAGGCTGCTCGTCTCTCGGATACGGAGCGATGGAGGAGCTAGGCCCCTTCCGCGTCATGAGCGACGGCAAGACGCTGTTCAGAAATCCATATGCATGGAATAGAG TGGCTAATGTGCTGTTCTTGGAGAGCCCAGCGGGCGTTGGCTTCTCCTACTCCAACACCACCTCAGACTACGACAAGAGTGGGGATAGCAGGACGGCCGCGGATGCTTATGTATTCCTGGAGAACTGGATGGAGAGATTCCCAGAGTACAAAGGCAGAGATTTCTTTATAGCTGGGGAGAGCTATGGTGGCCACTATGTGCCCCAGCTTGCTCAcaccattctccaacacaacaatACCAGCATCAACCTCAGAGGCATCATG ATTGGCAATGGAGTGATCAACGCCGAAACAGACAGCAAGGGGATGTTCGACTATTTCTGGACACATGCACTGATCTCGGATGAGACCATTGATGCAATCCACAAGTACTGCAATTTCTCGCCGGACGCTGTTAACCAGCCTAAGCAGTGTGATCAGGCGTTGGAGGTTACCAACAATGTCTTCGAAACGCTGGACATCTACAATATCTATGCTCCTCTCTGCTTCTCATCCGGCGTCACGCCTTCTCCTAAGAGATACTCG ATTAAGAATTTCGACCCATGCACTGATGACTACGTAAGTGCTTATCTCAACATTGCTGAGGTGCAGGAGGCTTTTCATGCCAATGTCACCAAACTCAACTACACCTGGTCTGCTTGCAG GCATTTTATGCAATGGACAGATAGCCCTTACACGGTCTTACCACTTATCAAGGAATGCATGGCTAATGATATACGAGTTTGGGTGTATAG CGGAGATGTTGATGGACGGGTTCCTGTCACTTCATCGAGATATTCTCTCAATCAACTAAATCTTCTAGTAAAAACTGAGTGGCAACCATGGTTTATCAATAAGGAG GTTGGTGGATATAGTGTTATTTATGATGATAACTTAACATTTGCTACTGTTAGAGGAGCTGGGCATGAGGTTCCGAGCTACCAAGCACTTCGAGCACTTGTACTTGTcaaattttttcttgaaggaaagccGCTTCCTTCCTGA